A single region of the Chloroflexota bacterium genome encodes:
- a CDS encoding alpha/beta fold hydrolase produces MPQFPWLDPNPFYFPGGSVGCLLIHGFTGSPPEMRPMGEYLAQQGLTVSGPLLAGHGTTHEDLARTTWEDWYASVEADYDHLQQHCQQVFVAGFSLGSLLAMHLAVQHKLSGLILLAPALQVRDWRLQFVPLLRFFIKEMPKDNDPKHSDLTDPEAYKRFWSYDIIPIPASYQLYRLQKVVRAELGHIRVPTLVIYSTRDMSISSQSGPLTYQRIGSEDKELLVLHNSGHGLVVDSERQFVFQKVYEWITARQRISA; encoded by the coding sequence ATGCCCCAATTCCCTTGGCTCGATCCCAATCCCTTCTATTTCCCCGGTGGCTCAGTGGGTTGCCTGCTCATCCACGGCTTCACCGGTTCGCCGCCCGAGATGCGTCCCATGGGCGAGTACCTGGCCCAACAGGGCCTGACCGTCTCTGGCCCGCTCCTGGCTGGGCATGGCACGACCCACGAGGACCTAGCCCGCACCACCTGGGAGGACTGGTATGCTTCGGTCGAGGCGGATTATGACCATTTGCAACAGCATTGTCAGCAAGTGTTCGTAGCTGGGTTTTCCTTGGGTTCGCTCCTGGCCATGCATCTGGCTGTGCAACACAAACTGAGCGGTCTCATCCTGCTTGCCCCGGCGCTGCAGGTGCGGGACTGGCGGCTGCAATTCGTGCCACTCCTGCGCTTTTTCATCAAAGAAATGCCCAAGGACAACGACCCCAAACATTCGGATTTGACCGACCCTGAAGCCTACAAGCGCTTCTGGTCGTACGACATTATTCCCATCCCCGCCAGTTACCAGTTATACCGTCTGCAGAAAGTGGTGCGCGCGGAACTGGGGCACATCCGTGTTCCTACGCTGGTCATCTACTCCACCAGGGATATGTCCATCTCTTCACAGAGCGGACCGCTGACGTACCAGCGCATTGGCTCGGAGGATAAGGAACTGCTCGTGCTGCACAACTCCGGGCACGGCCTGGTCGTGGACAGCGAACGCCAGTTCGTCTTCCAGAAAGTGTACGAGTGGATCACGGCACGCCAGCGCATCAGCGCATAG
- a CDS encoding PstS family phosphate ABC transporter substrate-binding protein, whose product MIDASGSREHELGQGNGAMRAGKSLFDVAMRSMVLLGFLALMWGCRSKPSPGQTPANMPVQTIENKGSDTMVNLALAWAEAYMQLHPEVRISVTGGGSGTGIAAMINGMVDIANASREMKPEEIAAAKANGINPVEFTVARDAIAVVVHPSNPVQQLTLQQISDIYTGKITNWRQVGGENRPIVLLSRESNSGTYVYFLENVIRLGKKESTLLFSPETLLMPSSEGISCEVRQNPNAIGYDGLGYVTPDQKVIAVAEDDGGPYVLPSVETVNDGTYPIARPLYMYTAGEPRGQIKAYLEWILSDGQALVSQLGFVPLKMR is encoded by the coding sequence ATGATTGATGCGAGTGGTTCGAGGGAACACGAACTGGGTCAGGGCAATGGCGCAATGAGGGCTGGCAAGTCCCTCTTCGACGTTGCAATGCGCAGCATGGTGTTGCTGGGCTTTTTGGCATTGATGTGGGGGTGCCGTTCCAAGCCATCTCCCGGACAAACCCCGGCAAACATGCCCGTCCAGACTATCGAGAACAAGGGCTCGGACACGATGGTGAACCTGGCTCTGGCCTGGGCCGAAGCATACATGCAATTGCATCCCGAAGTGCGCATCTCCGTCACCGGCGGCGGATCGGGCACGGGCATTGCCGCCATGATCAATGGCATGGTGGACATTGCCAATGCATCACGGGAGATGAAACCCGAGGAGATTGCAGCAGCAAAAGCCAACGGCATCAACCCCGTTGAGTTCACCGTAGCACGCGACGCCATCGCCGTGGTGGTGCACCCCTCCAATCCGGTGCAACAGCTCACGTTACAGCAAATCTCCGACATCTACACGGGGAAGATCACGAACTGGCGCCAGGTCGGTGGCGAAAACCGCCCCATCGTCCTGCTCTCACGCGAGTCGAATTCCGGGACCTACGTGTATTTTCTGGAGAATGTCATCCGCCTGGGAAAGAAGGAAAGCACCTTGCTCTTCTCCCCTGAGACGCTATTGATGCCTTCCTCGGAAGGGATTAGCTGCGAAGTGCGCCAGAATCCCAATGCCATCGGCTACGATGGCTTGGGCTATGTCACGCCAGATCAAAAGGTGATTGCAGTGGCTGAGGACGACGGTGGCCCGTATGTATTGCCCTCGGTAGAGACGGTCAACGACGGCACGTACCCCATCGCACGTCCCTTGTACATGTACACGGCAGGAGAGCCACGCGGACAGATCAAGGCGTATTTGGAATGGATCCTGAGCGATGGGCAGGCGCTGGTCAGTCAATTGGGGTTTGTGCCGTTGAAGATGAGGTGA
- a CDS encoding phosphate ABC transporter ATP-binding protein codes for MSKIAVEGLDFYYGSFQALSNVDVVIQERHITALIGPSGCGKSTFLRCLNRMNDTIPGVRLTGRVLLDGKDIYAPGTDVVALRQRVGMVFQRPNPFPQSVFDNVAFGPRVLGLDKGNNLRDIVEESLRRADLWDEVKDNLNQDALSLSLGQQQRLCIARVIAVKPEVILMDEPCSALDPIATLRIEELMRVLKQQYTIVIVTHNMQQAARVSDYTGFFWMNERRSGMLVEYGLTTQIFTNPRDQRTEDYITGRFG; via the coding sequence ATGAGCAAGATCGCAGTAGAAGGACTAGACTTCTACTACGGCAGTTTTCAAGCGCTGTCGAACGTGGATGTCGTCATACAGGAACGGCATATCACCGCACTGATTGGGCCATCGGGCTGCGGCAAATCCACCTTCTTGCGTTGTCTCAACCGCATGAACGATACGATTCCCGGTGTGCGGCTGACGGGACGGGTACTACTGGATGGCAAGGACATCTATGCTCCTGGCACGGATGTAGTGGCGTTACGGCAACGGGTGGGGATGGTGTTTCAGCGTCCCAACCCATTCCCCCAGTCCGTCTTCGACAACGTTGCCTTCGGACCGCGCGTGCTGGGATTGGACAAGGGTAACAATCTGCGCGACATCGTCGAGGAGAGCCTGCGCAGAGCTGACCTTTGGGACGAGGTCAAGGACAACCTGAACCAAGATGCCCTCTCTCTGTCGTTGGGACAGCAGCAACGCCTGTGCATCGCGCGCGTGATTGCGGTCAAGCCCGAGGTGATTCTGATGGACGAGCCCTGTTCGGCGCTGGACCCCATTGCTACTTTGCGCATCGAGGAACTGATGCGCGTCTTGAAGCAGCAATACACCATCGTCATCGTCACGCACAACATGCAGCAAGCAGCACGCGTTTCGGACTATACCGGCTTCTTCTGGATGAACGAGCGCCGCTCGGGCATGCTGGTGGAATATGGCTTGACCACGCAGATTTTCACCAATCCACGGGACCAGCGCACGGAGGACTATATCACGGGACGTTTTGGATGA
- the phoU gene encoding phosphate signaling complex protein PhoU, with amino-acid sequence MVRETFERHLQRVQDELLVMGSMVEEALVRAVDILKRQDLEAAKQLIAQDRAINEKRFAIESDALMLIATQQPMAGDLRVLAAVLEITTELERMGDYAKGIAKIALMIGKKPLIKPLIDLPRMAEKARSMLHRALEAFVQRDVELARAIPEEDAEVDALYNQVYRELITLILADPRILDQATYLLWVGHNLERTADRVTNICERVVFTVTGKMEEMDGEGREEVGVEGLA; translated from the coding sequence ATGGTAAGAGAGACATTCGAGCGCCATCTGCAAAGGGTGCAGGATGAGTTGCTGGTCATGGGCAGCATGGTAGAGGAGGCTCTGGTCAGGGCGGTGGACATCCTGAAGCGACAGGATTTGGAAGCAGCCAAGCAGTTGATCGCACAAGATCGTGCCATCAACGAGAAGCGCTTTGCCATCGAGTCAGATGCCCTCATGTTGATTGCGACGCAGCAGCCTATGGCTGGCGATCTGCGCGTTTTGGCCGCGGTGTTGGAGATCACGACCGAGTTGGAGCGCATGGGGGATTATGCCAAGGGCATTGCCAAAATTGCCTTGATGATTGGGAAAAAGCCACTGATCAAGCCCTTGATTGACTTGCCGCGCATGGCAGAGAAAGCACGCTCCATGCTCCATCGGGCGTTGGAAGCCTTTGTGCAGCGCGATGTGGAACTCGCACGTGCCATTCCTGAAGAAGACGCAGAGGTGGACGCGCTGTACAATCAGGTTTATCGCGAGCTGATTACGCTCATCCTCGCTGACCCACGCATCCTCGATCAAGCCACGTATCTGCTGTGGGTTGGGCACAACCTAGAGCGAACTGCAGACCGTGTGACCAACATCTGCGAGCGTGTGGTCTTTACCGTCACGGGCAAGATGGAAGAGATGGACGGGGAAGGACGCGAGGAGGTGGGGGTAGAAGGATTAGCGTGA
- the pstA gene encoding phosphate ABC transporter permease PstA, with the protein MNRHQVQRMGFALLGLAAIVVVLPILLVIGNIVLRGLVAINWEFLTSMPRDGMKAGGIFPALVGTVLLTLGTAVVCIPMGVGGAIYLSEYAQDTWLTRAIRLAIVNLAGIPSIVYGLFGLGLFVLFLQFGTSILAGSLTLAIMTLPVIISTSEEALRAVPMEFRTVSFSLGGTRWQGIRHIVLPQALPGIITGIILGLLRAAGETAPILFTVAAFYLPRLPRSPFDQTMALPYHLYVISTQVPGMPAHIQYGTALVLLAVVLSMNVVATLIRSYFRRRRQW; encoded by the coding sequence ATGAATCGCCACCAAGTTCAACGCATGGGCTTTGCCCTGCTCGGTCTGGCAGCTATCGTCGTGGTGCTGCCCATTCTGCTGGTCATCGGTAATATCGTCCTGCGCGGACTCGTAGCCATCAACTGGGAATTCCTCACCTCTATGCCTCGGGATGGGATGAAGGCGGGGGGCATTTTCCCCGCACTCGTTGGCACGGTGTTATTGACCCTGGGCACGGCAGTGGTGTGCATCCCAATGGGCGTCGGCGGGGCCATTTACCTGTCCGAGTACGCGCAGGATACCTGGCTTACCCGCGCGATTCGCCTGGCAATCGTCAATCTTGCCGGCATCCCTTCCATTGTGTATGGGCTTTTCGGACTGGGGCTGTTCGTGCTGTTCTTACAGTTCGGCACATCCATCCTGGCCGGCTCGTTGACGTTGGCCATCATGACCCTACCGGTGATCATCAGCACGTCGGAGGAGGCGCTGCGTGCCGTGCCCATGGAGTTCCGCACGGTGAGCTTTAGCCTGGGCGGAACGCGCTGGCAAGGCATTCGTCACATCGTCCTGCCCCAAGCACTGCCCGGCATCATCACCGGCATCATCCTGGGCTTGCTGCGCGCGGCGGGCGAGACGGCACCTATCCTCTTCACAGTGGCTGCCTTCTACCTGCCTCGCCTGCCTCGCTCGCCCTTCGATCAGACCATGGCTTTGCCCTATCACTTGTACGTCATCAGCACCCAGGTTCCTGGCATGCCTGCCCACATCCAATACGGCACAGCGCTCGTCCTGTTGGCAGTGGTGCTTTCGATGAACGTTGTGGCGACGCTTATCCGCAGTTATTTCCGGCGGAGGAGGCAGTGGTAG
- a CDS encoding phosphate ABC transporter ATP-binding protein: MEASFNPKIRVENVSYAYSGVPALKDITLDVPACAITVFLGPAGGGKTTLLRLINRLNDLVEGTQMTGRILLDGQDIYAPGTDVPELRRRVGMVFALPLPLPGTVRENVLYGPKLAGIKDRNRLEEILVRSLNQAALWDEVKDRLDDAANHLSGGQQQRLCIARSLALQPEVLLLDEPTSGLDPISTAKVEESLNQLKRDYTIVLVPHSVQQAARVADYAAFFLMGELIEHQPGKALFTTPRDKRTEDYITGRFG, from the coding sequence ATGGAAGCGAGTTTCAATCCCAAAATTCGCGTTGAGAACGTAAGTTATGCCTATAGCGGCGTGCCGGCGCTGAAGGATATCACCCTGGACGTGCCGGCTTGCGCTATCACGGTCTTCCTGGGTCCAGCCGGGGGTGGCAAGACGACTCTGCTGCGCCTGATCAACCGCCTGAACGACCTAGTGGAAGGCACGCAGATGACGGGCAGGATTCTGCTCGATGGGCAGGACATCTATGCCCCAGGCACGGATGTCCCCGAGTTACGGCGGCGCGTAGGGATGGTCTTTGCTCTGCCGCTGCCTCTGCCCGGCACGGTGCGCGAAAATGTGTTGTATGGCCCCAAGTTGGCTGGCATTAAGGATCGCAACCGTTTGGAGGAAATCCTGGTGCGTAGCCTCAACCAGGCCGCGCTGTGGGATGAGGTCAAAGACCGCCTGGATGACGCGGCTAACCACCTCTCGGGTGGGCAGCAACAGCGGTTGTGCATTGCGCGCAGCCTAGCTCTGCAGCCAGAGGTTTTGCTCCTGGATGAGCCCACTTCGGGGTTAGACCCCATCTCAACGGCCAAAGTGGAGGAATCGCTTAACCAACTGAAGCGCGATTATACCATCGTGCTGGTTCCGCACAGTGTGCAACAAGCAGCGCGGGTTGCGGACTATGCCGCCTTCTTCCTGATGGGCGAACTGATCGAGCATCAGCCTGGGAAGGCGCTGTTCACAACTCCGCGGGATAAGAGGACTGAGGATTACATTACGGGGCGGTTTGGATAA
- a CDS encoding flavodoxin family protein yields MKQKRVLGIVGSPRRGGNTETLVDEALRGAEEAGASTEKIILSTLDIAPCEGCDACEDSGVCIHADDMEGLLRKMSDSDVWVLGTPVYWWGPSAQFKTFVDRWYAKVFRDEDKAMFQGRRIVLVVPFGDSEVKTARHVVGMMTDALDYVEAELFATVLAPGVNDPGEVRQYPDVLAAAYRAGKEAVSR; encoded by the coding sequence ATGAAACAGAAACGAGTGCTGGGCATTGTGGGCAGCCCCAGGCGGGGCGGGAATACCGAGACCCTGGTGGATGAAGCATTGCGTGGTGCAGAGGAAGCGGGTGCGTCAACGGAAAAGATTATCCTCAGCACATTGGACATTGCGCCATGCGAGGGCTGTGATGCCTGTGAAGATAGCGGCGTATGCATCCACGCGGATGACATGGAGGGCTTGCTGCGCAAGATGTCCGACAGCGACGTGTGGGTGCTAGGCACGCCCGTGTACTGGTGGGGGCCGAGCGCGCAGTTCAAGACGTTCGTTGACCGCTGGTATGCCAAGGTCTTCCGCGACGAGGACAAGGCGATGTTCCAGGGGCGGCGCATCGTTCTGGTTGTTCCTTTTGGCGATAGCGAGGTGAAAACGGCCCGCCATGTGGTGGGCATGATGACAGACGCATTGGATTATGTCGAGGCGGAGCTTTTTGCCACCGTGTTGGCGCCAGGCGTGAACGATCCGGGCGAGGTACGCCAATATCCAGACGTGCTGGCTGCAGCCTACCGCGCAGGGAAAGAGGCAGTAAGCCGATAA
- the pstC gene encoding phosphate ABC transporter permease subunit PstC, with the protein MHDRRSRWAEFAIEALVQVLGISTIGLVVLIFAFLLREGLPVFAQVPLANFLDVRWYPTFGMFGVLPLLLGSAFVTITAIAIALPLGVATAVFVREVAPNWTREILKPLIEVLAGIPSVVLGFFGMTFVAPHVREILGAPTGLTAFTGALILAYMALPTIISVAEDALDAVPKSYRDAGLAIGATQWQTIWRVVVPAARSGIVTAVMLGMGRAIGETMAVMMVTGNAARMPLSLDSFFRPVRTMTATIAAEMGEVAKGSVHYRALFAIGIILFVVTFFINLTAARAIFTKRRRGGLR; encoded by the coding sequence ATGCATGATAGACGCTCGCGGTGGGCTGAATTCGCCATAGAAGCTCTGGTACAAGTGCTGGGCATCTCGACGATTGGGCTGGTCGTGCTCATTTTCGCCTTTTTGCTGCGCGAGGGCTTGCCCGTCTTTGCCCAGGTGCCGCTGGCAAATTTCCTCGACGTGCGTTGGTACCCCACCTTTGGCATGTTCGGCGTGCTGCCATTGCTTTTGGGCTCAGCGTTCGTCACGATCACTGCCATTGCCATTGCCCTGCCGCTGGGAGTGGCAACGGCTGTATTTGTGCGCGAGGTAGCGCCGAACTGGACACGCGAGATTCTGAAACCGCTCATCGAGGTGCTGGCGGGCATCCCTTCGGTCGTGCTGGGCTTCTTTGGCATGACGTTCGTGGCCCCGCATGTGCGCGAAATCCTGGGGGCACCGACGGGGCTGACCGCTTTCACCGGCGCCCTCATTCTGGCCTACATGGCACTACCCACGATCATCAGCGTGGCAGAAGATGCCCTCGATGCCGTACCCAAGAGTTACCGCGATGCTGGGCTGGCCATCGGTGCCACGCAATGGCAGACTATCTGGCGCGTGGTGGTGCCAGCCGCTCGGTCGGGCATCGTCACGGCAGTGATGCTGGGCATGGGACGTGCTATCGGCGAGACGATGGCGGTGATGATGGTCACGGGCAATGCCGCGCGCATGCCGCTGAGCCTCGATTCCTTCTTCCGCCCGGTGCGCACCATGACCGCCACGATCGCAGCGGAGATGGGCGAGGTGGCGAAAGGGAGCGTGCACTACCGGGCGCTCTTCGCTATTGGCATCATCCTCTTCGTGGTGACCTTTTTCATCAATTTGACTGCCGCTAGAGCCATTTTCACCAAGCGACGACGAGGAGGGCTGCGATGA
- a CDS encoding uroporphyrinogen decarboxylase — MKHKMTKRERLEATVAGYPVDRPAIALWRHWPGDDQRAANLARATLDFQRMYDFDFVKCMPASNYCLADWGAESRWLGNEEGTREWGRRVIQHPEDWTRLPLLDPARGMLHEMHRALQLIGQGLGRDVPFIWTIFNPLAQAKNLAGDLLLAHMRQYPDALKAGLETITESTIRFIEEVRDTGVSGIFLALQHATHDLLTEAEYREFGRPYDLRILGATEGMWFNVVHLHGEHVMFDVVADYPVQAINWHDRETPPSLSEAKTRFRRALIGGLHRIDTMLRGTPEQVRAEIHTAIEETGGQRLIVGTGCVMLLTTPVGNIRAAREAVGI; from the coding sequence ATGAAACATAAGATGACCAAACGCGAACGGTTGGAAGCGACGGTGGCTGGCTATCCGGTGGATCGGCCGGCGATCGCGCTGTGGCGGCATTGGCCTGGCGATGACCAACGCGCTGCCAACCTGGCGCGCGCCACACTCGATTTTCAACGCATGTACGATTTCGATTTCGTCAAATGCATGCCCGCCAGCAACTATTGCCTTGCCGATTGGGGCGCAGAGTCGCGCTGGCTGGGCAATGAGGAGGGCACGCGCGAATGGGGACGGCGGGTGATCCAGCATCCGGAAGACTGGACGCGCTTGCCTCTGCTCGATCCCGCTCGGGGCATGCTGCACGAGATGCACCGTGCCCTGCAACTCATCGGTCAGGGGCTGGGACGGGACGTGCCCTTCATCTGGACCATTTTCAATCCCCTGGCCCAGGCCAAGAACCTGGCAGGCGATCTGCTGCTGGCGCACATGCGCCAATACCCCGATGCACTCAAGGCAGGGTTGGAAACCATCACCGAGAGCACCATTCGCTTCATCGAGGAGGTGCGCGATACTGGCGTCTCGGGCATCTTCCTCGCGTTGCAACATGCCACTCACGATCTGCTCACCGAGGCGGAATACCGCGAGTTTGGCCGTCCCTATGACCTGCGCATCCTGGGGGCAACGGAAGGGATGTGGTTCAACGTCGTACACCTGCACGGCGAGCATGTCATGTTCGACGTAGTGGCTGACTATCCGGTGCAGGCTATCAATTGGCACGACCGCGAGACACCACCCTCGCTGTCCGAGGCCAAGACGCGTTTTCGCCGCGCTCTCATTGGCGGATTGCACCGCATAGATACCATGCTGCGCGGCACGCCAGAGCAGGTGCGTGCGGAAATCCACACTGCCATCGAGGAGACCGGTGGGCAGCGCCTCATCGTGGGCACAGGCTGTGTCATGCTCCTCACCACGCCGGTGGGCAACATCCGCGCCGCACGCGAGGCCGTGGGGATCTGA